The following proteins are co-located in the Dromiciops gliroides isolate mDroGli1 chromosome 2, mDroGli1.pri, whole genome shotgun sequence genome:
- the PYROXD2 gene encoding pyridine nucleotide-disulfide oxidoreductase domain-containing protein 2 isoform X2 has protein sequence MTLPSQRLGRAFAVSTQQSLRPACPVAGGHLQPEYDAVVIGAGHNGLIAAAYLQKLGVNTAVLERRHVIGGAAVTEELIPGFKFSRASYLLSLLRPQIYKDLELKKHGLKVYFRNLYSFTPMLEEGIRDKPPRSLLLGTDMAETQKQIAQFSPKDAQAFPKYEKFMNRLASAIDPLLDATPVDMTVFQHGSLHQRLRALFTFKPLLQAGLILGAQLPQYYQVITGPITKVLDEWFESEPLKATLATDAVIGAMTSPHTPGSGYVLLHHVMGGLEGKKGAWGYVEGGMGALSHAIAKAAAAHGANIFTEKPVDKVQVNSNGQVQGVVLKDGTEVRSKLVLSNASPQITFLKLVPQEWLPEEFFKRISQLDTQSPVTKINVAVDKLPNFLAVPNSTSGQPLPHHQCSIHLNCEDTQVLHQAFEDATKGIPSHRPMIELCIPSSLDPTLAPPGCHVISLFTQYTPYTMTGGKVWDEQERNAYADRVFDCIEAYAPGFKKSVIGRDILTPPDLERVFGLPGGNIFHGAMSLDQLYFARPLPSHSNYHSPVRGLYLCGSGAHPGGGVMGAAGRNAAKVAFEDFKSM, from the exons ATGACTCTCCCAAGCCAGAGGTTAGGAAGAGCCTTTGCCGTGTCTACCCAGCAGAGCCTGAGACCAGCATGCCCTGTGGCGGGGGGCCACCTGCAGCCTGAATACGACGCTGTGGTAATAGGAGCAG GACACAATGGACTGATCGCA GCAGCCTACCTGCAGAAGTTGGGGGTCAACACAGCTGTCCTAGAGAGACGTCATGTGATCGGAGGTGCTGCTGTCACAGAGGAGCTCATCCCAG GCTTCAAATTCTCCCGGGCTTCCTACCTCCTCAGCCTTCTGAGGCCTCAGATTTACAAGGACTTGGAGCTGAAG AAACATGGGCTGAAGGTATATTTTCGAAACCTCTACTCCTTCACACCTATGCTGGAAGAAGGAATCCGAGACAAACCCCCGCGGTCACTTTTACTAGGGACAGACATGGCGGAAACCCAGAAGCAGATTGCTCAATTTTCTCCAAAGGATGCTCAG GCTTTCCCCAAATATGAAAAGTTCATGAATCGTTTGGCATCAGCCATTGATCCATTGCTGGATGCCACCCCAGTAGATATGACTGTCTTTCAACATGGCTCCCTACATCAGAGACTGAGGGCCCTCTTCACATTTAAACCCCTTTTACAGGCAG GTCTAATTTTGGGAGCACAGCTGCCCCAGTATTACCAAGTTATCACTGGCCCAATCACCAAG GTGTTGGATGAATGGTTTGAGTCTGAGCCCTTGAAAGCAACTCTTGCCACAGATGCTGTCATTGGAGCCATGACAAGTCCCCACACTCCTGGAAGTGG GTATGTGCTGTTACACCATGTGATGGGAGGcctggaggggaagaaaggagccTGGGGGTACGTAGAAGGTGGCATGGGTGCCCTCTCTCATGCTATCGCAAAGGCAGCAGCAGCACATGGAGCAAATATCTTCACAGAAAAG CCTGTGGATAAGGTACAGGTGAACAGCAATGGGCAAGTCCAGGGGGTCGTTCTAAAAGATGGAACTGAAGTGAGGAGCAAACTGGTGCTGTCCAACGCATCTCCACAGATCACTTTCCTGAAGCTGGTACCCCAG GAGTGGCTCCCTGAGGAGTTCTTCAAGAGAATCTCTCAATTGGATACCCAGTCACCAGTCACCAAGATTAATG TGGCTGTAGACAAGCTGCCCAACTTCCTGGCTGTACCAAATTCCACCAGTGGTCAACCCCTGCCCCAtcaccagtgctccatccacctgAACTGTGAAGACacccaagtcctccaccaggcTTTTGAGGATGCCACCAAGGGGATTCCTTCTCACAG GCCCATGATTGAACTTTGTATTCCATCATCACTGGACCCCACCCTGGCTCCACCTGGCTGCCATGTTATCTCACTCTTCACTCAGTACACTCCCTACACCATGACAGGTGGAAAGGTCTGGGATGAGCAAGAGAGAAATGCTTATGCTGACAGAG TGTTCGATTGCATTGAGGCCTATGCCCCAGGCTTCAAGAAATCAGTGATCGGCAGAGACATCCTGACCCCCCCTGATCTGGAGAGGGTGTTTGGACTCCCTGGCGGG AACATATTCCACGGAGCCATGTCCCTGGATCAGCTCTACTTT
- the PYROXD2 gene encoding pyridine nucleotide-disulfide oxidoreductase domain-containing protein 2 isoform X3, producing the protein MTLPSQRLGRAFAVSTQQSLRPACPVAGGHLQPEYDAVVIGAGHNGLIAAAYLQKLGVNTAVLERRHVIGGAAVTEELIPGFKFSRASYLLSLLRPQIYKDLELKKHGLKVYFRNLYSFTPMLEEGIRDKPPRSLLLGTDMAETQKQIAQFSPKDAQAFPKYEKFMNRLASAIDPLLDATPVDMTVFQHGSLHQRLRALFTFKPLLQAGLILGAQLPQYYQVITGPITKVLDEWFESEPLKATLATDAVIGAMTSPHTPGSGYVLLHHVMGGLEGKKGAWGYVEGGMGALSHAIAKAAAAHGANIFTEKPVDKVQVNSNGQVQGVVLKDGTEVRSKLVLSNASPQITFLKLVPQEWLPEEFFKRISQLDTQSPVTKINVAVDKLPNFLAVPNSTSGQPLPHHQCSIHLNCEDTQVLHQAFEDATKGIPSHRPMIELCIPSSLDPTLAPPGCHVISLFTQYTPYTMTGGKVWDEQERNAYADRVHGLQVKNLWTRIKKAMRVTLYSVMISLHLEDSAPFWTPHFPKDLDKQVYVQRKQNKNCERIGN; encoded by the exons ATGACTCTCCCAAGCCAGAGGTTAGGAAGAGCCTTTGCCGTGTCTACCCAGCAGAGCCTGAGACCAGCATGCCCTGTGGCGGGGGGCCACCTGCAGCCTGAATACGACGCTGTGGTAATAGGAGCAG GACACAATGGACTGATCGCA GCAGCCTACCTGCAGAAGTTGGGGGTCAACACAGCTGTCCTAGAGAGACGTCATGTGATCGGAGGTGCTGCTGTCACAGAGGAGCTCATCCCAG GCTTCAAATTCTCCCGGGCTTCCTACCTCCTCAGCCTTCTGAGGCCTCAGATTTACAAGGACTTGGAGCTGAAG AAACATGGGCTGAAGGTATATTTTCGAAACCTCTACTCCTTCACACCTATGCTGGAAGAAGGAATCCGAGACAAACCCCCGCGGTCACTTTTACTAGGGACAGACATGGCGGAAACCCAGAAGCAGATTGCTCAATTTTCTCCAAAGGATGCTCAG GCTTTCCCCAAATATGAAAAGTTCATGAATCGTTTGGCATCAGCCATTGATCCATTGCTGGATGCCACCCCAGTAGATATGACTGTCTTTCAACATGGCTCCCTACATCAGAGACTGAGGGCCCTCTTCACATTTAAACCCCTTTTACAGGCAG GTCTAATTTTGGGAGCACAGCTGCCCCAGTATTACCAAGTTATCACTGGCCCAATCACCAAG GTGTTGGATGAATGGTTTGAGTCTGAGCCCTTGAAAGCAACTCTTGCCACAGATGCTGTCATTGGAGCCATGACAAGTCCCCACACTCCTGGAAGTGG GTATGTGCTGTTACACCATGTGATGGGAGGcctggaggggaagaaaggagccTGGGGGTACGTAGAAGGTGGCATGGGTGCCCTCTCTCATGCTATCGCAAAGGCAGCAGCAGCACATGGAGCAAATATCTTCACAGAAAAG CCTGTGGATAAGGTACAGGTGAACAGCAATGGGCAAGTCCAGGGGGTCGTTCTAAAAGATGGAACTGAAGTGAGGAGCAAACTGGTGCTGTCCAACGCATCTCCACAGATCACTTTCCTGAAGCTGGTACCCCAG GAGTGGCTCCCTGAGGAGTTCTTCAAGAGAATCTCTCAATTGGATACCCAGTCACCAGTCACCAAGATTAATG TGGCTGTAGACAAGCTGCCCAACTTCCTGGCTGTACCAAATTCCACCAGTGGTCAACCCCTGCCCCAtcaccagtgctccatccacctgAACTGTGAAGACacccaagtcctccaccaggcTTTTGAGGATGCCACCAAGGGGATTCCTTCTCACAG GCCCATGATTGAACTTTGTATTCCATCATCACTGGACCCCACCCTGGCTCCACCTGGCTGCCATGTTATCTCACTCTTCACTCAGTACACTCCCTACACCATGACAGGTGGAAAGGTCTGGGATGAGCAAGAGAGAAATGCTTATGCTGACAGAG ttCATGGACTACAGGTTAAGAATCTTTGGACTAGAATAAAGAAGGCAATGAGAGTCACTCTATACTCTGTTATGATCAGCTTACATCTGGAGGATTCTGCTCCATTCTGGACCCCACATTTCCCCAAGGATTTGGATAAGCAGGTATATGTCCAAAGAAAGCAGAATAAGAATTGTGAGAGGATTGGAAATTAG